From Cloacibacillus sp., the proteins below share one genomic window:
- a CDS encoding Rrf2 family transcriptional regulator gives MIMTRETDYAVRILRALSCGERLTVRQVCDSELVPVQFAYKILKKLASCGYVEIFRGQEGGCCLKADLNELSLYDLMRCINEDIFVNACMDSEYECPWRRSHCGVCRFHSSLEGVQGEIEGLLKRNYIGNML, from the coding sequence ATGATCATGACGCGGGAGACTGATTACGCGGTTCGTATCTTGCGGGCTTTATCGTGCGGTGAGCGTTTGACGGTGCGTCAGGTTTGCGATTCGGAGCTTGTTCCCGTGCAGTTCGCCTATAAGATTTTAAAGAAGCTTGCCTCCTGCGGTTATGTGGAGATCTTTCGCGGACAGGAGGGCGGCTGTTGCCTGAAGGCTGACCTTAACGAGCTCTCCTTATATGATTTGATGCGCTGTATCAATGAGGATATTTTTGTCAATGCCTGCATGGATTCTGAGTATGAATGTCCATGGCGGCGTTCACACTGCGGCGTATGTCGTTTTCACAGCAGCCTCGAGGGCGTCCAGGGAGAGATTGAGGGTCTGCTGAAGCGTAACTATATCGGAAATATGCTGTAA